The Planctomicrobium piriforme genome includes the window ACCTTGCGTCACATTCGCTTGCGCGGAGTGCGCGGCAGACTCGCGACACACATCTTACGAAGAAATAACGACTTGCATCGCAATCGATGAAAGTTTGTAGAGGTCGCTCACGTCTGATCGAAAACCCTATCCGGCGAGATCTGAGCCGCCAGCGACCAGATTGGCCCCGCTGCCGTCAGTGTATTTCGCATAGTTTCTGGCGAAGAGAGCTGCCAGCTTTGCGGCCTGATCGTCAAAGGCCGCTGTGTCGGACCAGGTCTGACGGGGAATCATGAGTTCCGCCGGGACTTCCGGACAGGCGGTGATCATCTGCAGGCCGAACACCGGGTCGGTCTCGCGGGGAGCGGTCACAAGGTCGCCGCGGTAGATAGCATTGATAATCGCCCGAGTGTACTTGAGGGGTATGCGTCGACCCACGTTCGGACCGCCGCCGGTCCAGCCGGTATTCACCAGCCACACATGGGCTCTGTGCTTGCGGATCTTGTCCGACAGGAGCTTGGCATACACATTGGGATGCCAGACCAGAAAGGGACCGCCGAAGCAGGGAGAGAACGTCGCCTGCGGTTCGGTCACACCCATCTCTGTGCCGGCAATCTTCGCGGTGTAGCCGCTGATGAAATGGTATTCCGCTTCCTCCGGCGTCAGTTGGGAGACGGGGGGCAGAATTCCAAACGCATCGCAGGTGAGAAAGATGACGTGCTTCGGGTGATTCGCCACGCAGGGAATCTGCGCGTTGTCGATGAACTCGATCGGATACGCGCCGCGGGTGTTTTCAGTGATTGTCGTATTGGAGAAGTCGACGTGATGCTGCGCCTTGTCGTAGACCACGTTTTCGAGAACGGCCCCGAAGCGGAGCGCATCAAAGATCTGCGGCTCGGCTTCCCGGGTGAGATAGACCGCCTTCGCGTAGCAGCCCCCTTCAATGTTGAAGATGCCGGTGTCGCTCCAGCAGTGTTCATCGTCGCCAATCAGCTTTCTGGTCGGGTCGGCGGACAGAGTTGTTTTGCCGGTTCCCGAGAGTCCGAAGAGCACCGCAGACGACTGGTCGCGGGGGTCGGCGGTCGCCGAGCAGTGCATCGAGAGGATGCCCTGTTTCGGCATCGCGTAGTTCATGTAGGTGAAGACGGCCTTCTTCATTTCGCCGGCATAGTCGGTCCCGAGCAGCACGACTTCCCGGTGTTCGATGCTGAGGTCGACGCTCGTCTTGGAAGTCATGCCCGAGGTGTAACGATTCGCCGGAAACCCGCCGGCATTGAAGATCACCAGGTCGGGGGCGCCGTATTCCACCAACTCCTGCTCGGTCGGCCGGATGAGCATGTTCGACATGAACAAAGCATGATAGGGGCGCGCACAGACGACTCGGACTCGCAATCGGGTCGCGGCGTCCCAGCCGGCGAAGCCATCGACGCAATACAGGCGTTCGCGGGTGTTGAGATAGTCGATCGCCCGTTCGCGGTTGACCATGAACGAGCGTTCTTCGAGTGGGAAATTGACCGGTCCCCACCAGACGTCCGCTTCCGAATCGGAGTGCTTGACGATGCGTTTGTCTTTGGGAGAACGACCCGTCTTGTCGCCGGAGGAAGCGATGAGGGCTCCACGGTCAGACAATGCCGAGTGCGGCTCGTGACGAATCGCCTCTTCGTAGAGAATCGCGGGAGAGGGATTGCGGAACACCGTTTTCACCGTCAATCCATGGACGGCAAGATTGAATTCAGACATCAGGCAACTCGTCTTTCAGGCCACCGCGAGCGGGAATAAAGACGTTTTTTTCGCAAGTGGCGAACGGTTTGAAAAGGGACATCGAAAACTGGCGGCTGCCAGGTGTCTGTCGTTGTTGAACACCGCACACACCCATCAACACGCTCCGATATCATTACTGCGAGAGCAGTTCCGCGATCTGGACGCCTGCTCGGGAGTGGGGTACAACGCAAGAGTCGATTTGCCCGCCCACGGGGATTCGCGTTGTCGCCGGCCCTGCACACTCCTAGTATTGGATGACTCGCCCGCCGGAAACGTGAGACAGCGTGAGGCTTACAGGGTCGAGGAAGTTGGAGTGATCGTGCCCGAACAAGTGGAAGTCCTGGTGTTTGGCGTTGAACCGTCGACACTTTCTCCAGTGATCGACGGGCTCAAGGGCCATTGTCGGCTCACTGCGGCCGACTCCCTGGGCGACGCTCTGGAACGCCTGAAGGGAGAATCCCCGCCGGGTTTCTGTCTTGTGGGCAACCACGAAGGGGGCACCGGGCTAATTCTGGAAGCCACGGGCCTGCTTGACCGGTTCCCCGAAGCGGTGGTGCTGCTCAACGATCGCGAAGAGATTCTATGGGCAAATACGCTGGCTTCTCAGGTGCTGAATTTCAGCAGCCATAATGGAAAACGAGCCAGACTCTTTGATGTGTGGGAAGACGCCGAAATCGTTGGCCAGAACTTTTGTCCGGTGAACACCGTGCTGGTGACAGGGTGTCAGGCCAAGACCCGAGTGCGGGTGAACGACAAAACATTCTACGACGTGACCGTCAGTCCGGTCACCAGCCGCGTGACGGACGGGCAGCAACTTCTGCTCGCGACGCTGCGAGACAACTCTGAAGAAATCCTGCAACAGCAGAAGCTGAACGCCATCTACAAAGCCGGTCTCGATCTCGGCGACCTGCAGCCGGAAGAAGTGCTGGAACTTTCGACGCACGACCGAATCGAACTGCTGAAATCGAAACTGCGATACTACACCCAGGAACTGCTGGAGTTCGAGACCGTCGAAGTCCGCATCATCGATCAGGCCAGCAACACGCTGCGACCCCTGCTGGCGCTCGGGATGGATCCGACGGCCGAGCAACGGACCTTGAAGGTCAGTGCCGAAGGGAACGGCGTCACCGGCTTCGTCGCCGCAACCGGGCGCAGTTATCTCTGTGAGAACACGACGACCGATCCGCTGTATCTGGTCGGCGCAACCGGCGCCCGCAGTTCACTGACGGTTCCACTGATTC containing:
- a CDS encoding hybrid sensor histidine kinase/response regulator codes for the protein MPEQVEVLVFGVEPSTLSPVIDGLKGHCRLTAADSLGDALERLKGESPPGFCLVGNHEGGTGLILEATGLLDRFPEAVVLLNDREEILWANTLASQVLNFSSHNGKRARLFDVWEDAEIVGQNFCPVNTVLVTGCQAKTRVRVNDKTFYDVTVSPVTSRVTDGQQLLLATLRDNSEEILQQQKLNAIYKAGLDLGDLQPEEVLELSTHDRIELLKSKLRYYTQELLEFETVEVRIIDQASNTLRPLLALGMDPTAEQRTLKVSAEGNGVTGFVAATGRSYLCENTTTDPLYLVGATGARSSLTVPLIRHDQVLGTFNVESFRPGAFSQTDLQFLELFCREVAVALNTLDLLMAEKATTVEESTKRVLCEVADPVDDILNDTSWIYEKYGEQDPQVRERLKRVLQHTQDIRELIRQAGSSIYTESGAAILKKPSHPNLAGKRVLVMDKERDIRHSAHEILERFDVVVETARDGEQALRMARTFHYDAVICDIKPPDMGGSELYRRLRETHEHTPVILMTGFGYDGEHTLVRARQLGLKSVLYKPFILNQLLKALEDAVCPAM
- the pckA gene encoding phosphoenolpyruvate carboxykinase (ATP), with amino-acid sequence MSEFNLAVHGLTVKTVFRNPSPAILYEEAIRHEPHSALSDRGALIASSGDKTGRSPKDKRIVKHSDSEADVWWGPVNFPLEERSFMVNRERAIDYLNTRERLYCVDGFAGWDAATRLRVRVVCARPYHALFMSNMLIRPTEQELVEYGAPDLVIFNAGGFPANRYTSGMTSKTSVDLSIEHREVVLLGTDYAGEMKKAVFTYMNYAMPKQGILSMHCSATADPRDQSSAVLFGLSGTGKTTLSADPTRKLIGDDEHCWSDTGIFNIEGGCYAKAVYLTREAEPQIFDALRFGAVLENVVYDKAQHHVDFSNTTITENTRGAYPIEFIDNAQIPCVANHPKHVIFLTCDAFGILPPVSQLTPEEAEYHFISGYTAKIAGTEMGVTEPQATFSPCFGGPFLVWHPNVYAKLLSDKIRKHRAHVWLVNTGWTGGGPNVGRRIPLKYTRAIINAIYRGDLVTAPRETDPVFGLQMITACPEVPAELMIPRQTWSDTAAFDDQAAKLAALFARNYAKYTDGSGANLVAGGSDLAG